In a single window of the Rhizobium tropici CIAT 899 genome:
- a CDS encoding putative bifunctional diguanylate cyclase/phosphodiesterase yields MMSMRQLSGGSELGRSAALGTDRPDELRVLYKAYSNDARRALARSGLWLAVPVYVLFLITDLVFIPDVSHVTIPARFLIGGFSLLVLETQFSRQRRAGELEATCAAAVVLGYVVWLLPALQTTNAEAFSYYAAFGAIFMMGVNLFFSLEFGLALASSGLIFAFFLLSLTEFHYSAAYCLAFTTFYLCCFVFTSYVNWKLNKERFNVFLNAREAELQQQQATERGEALLRLSITDSLTGMENRRAADIRLKQFWDRWREKRAPFAILLVDVDFFKKYNDYYGHQEGDHCLVTVANALSNIVAPLGATVGRYGGEEFIVILDLESSSDALALAEAICQGIEALDIVHAQRLDGFRHVTVSVGATITRDVAGAKLENVINEADRALYSAKASGRNCARIFDPNELPGGDASENIAAILKIAIQQNLVSLVYQPIQYLRTGEIGAYEALMRLQLLDGSNSSPAVFIPVAERTGAIIELGYWAIRRACCDLLTRDIVDTVSINVSPIQLRAPGFAAQVAAILAETGVSGHRVAFEITEGVDMEIRPDVLDSIQDLKKLGIKFWLDDFGTGFAGLSWLRLMEFETVKIDKSFLHDAANNDGAKILLEDIIGLVRNRGHRILVEGVEDEEQLNLVKSFGIDAVQGYHIGRPAPALKHPIAMMNAGHRRLQATA; encoded by the coding sequence ATGATGAGCATGCGTCAATTGTCGGGAGGAAGCGAACTTGGCCGGAGCGCTGCTCTGGGCACGGATCGTCCCGATGAGCTGCGTGTGCTCTACAAAGCCTATAGTAATGATGCGCGGCGCGCCCTGGCTCGCAGCGGTCTGTGGCTTGCCGTGCCCGTCTATGTCCTATTCCTCATCACGGATCTGGTCTTCATTCCGGATGTCTCGCATGTGACGATTCCCGCACGGTTCCTGATCGGCGGTTTTTCGCTTCTGGTGCTGGAAACACAGTTTTCCCGCCAGCGTCGTGCCGGCGAGCTGGAGGCGACCTGTGCGGCAGCTGTCGTCCTTGGATATGTCGTCTGGCTGCTGCCGGCATTGCAGACGACCAATGCCGAGGCATTCTCTTATTATGCCGCCTTCGGTGCCATCTTCATGATGGGCGTTAACCTGTTCTTCAGTCTCGAGTTCGGTCTTGCACTTGCCTCGTCGGGGCTGATCTTTGCCTTTTTCCTGCTGTCGCTGACGGAATTTCACTACAGCGCCGCCTATTGCCTGGCCTTTACGACCTTCTATCTCTGCTGCTTCGTGTTCACCTCCTATGTGAACTGGAAATTGAACAAGGAACGTTTCAACGTCTTCCTCAATGCGCGAGAAGCGGAATTGCAGCAGCAGCAGGCGACGGAGCGCGGCGAGGCGCTTCTGCGGCTTTCCATTACCGATTCCCTGACTGGAATGGAAAATAGAAGAGCCGCTGACATAAGGCTGAAGCAGTTTTGGGATCGTTGGCGCGAAAAGCGCGCTCCTTTTGCCATTCTTCTGGTCGATGTCGACTTCTTCAAGAAGTACAATGACTATTATGGCCATCAGGAGGGCGATCACTGTCTCGTCACGGTAGCCAACGCGCTGTCGAATATCGTCGCGCCACTAGGGGCGACGGTCGGGCGTTACGGCGGCGAGGAATTCATCGTCATTCTAGATCTGGAGAGCAGCTCGGATGCGCTGGCGCTGGCGGAGGCGATCTGCCAGGGGATCGAAGCTCTCGATATCGTCCACGCGCAGCGTCTGGACGGTTTCCGGCATGTCACCGTCAGTGTCGGAGCGACGATTACCAGAGACGTCGCCGGTGCGAAACTGGAGAATGTGATCAACGAGGCCGACCGCGCTCTTTATTCCGCAAAGGCGAGCGGCCGCAATTGCGCACGGATATTCGACCCGAACGAGCTGCCCGGCGGGGATGCGAGCGAAAACATCGCGGCCATCCTGAAGATCGCCATTCAGCAAAATCTCGTTTCGCTGGTCTATCAACCGATTCAATATCTCAGGACCGGAGAGATCGGCGCTTACGAGGCTCTGATGCGTCTGCAGCTGCTTGATGGGTCGAATTCTTCACCGGCTGTCTTTATTCCTGTCGCGGAGCGCACGGGCGCCATTATCGAGCTCGGTTACTGGGCAATCAGAAGAGCATGCTGCGATTTGCTCACCCGCGATATTGTCGACACCGTCAGCATCAATGTTTCCCCGATCCAGCTGCGCGCCCCGGGTTTCGCCGCGCAGGTCGCAGCTATTTTGGCGGAAACGGGCGTTTCGGGTCATAGGGTTGCGTTCGAAATCACCGAGGGCGTCGACATGGAAATACGCCCGGATGTGCTCGACAGCATCCAGGATCTGAAGAAGCTCGGCATCAAATTCTGGCTGGATGATTTCGGCACAGGCTTTGCCGGGTTGTCATGGCTTCGCCTGATGGAGTTTGAAACCGTCAAGATCGACAAATCCTTCCTGCATGATGCGGCAAACAACGACGGCGCCAAGATTCTGCTCGAGGATATTATCGGCCTGGTCCGCAATCGTGGCCACCGCATCCTGGTCGAGGGCGTGGAAGACGAAGAGCAGCTCAATCTCGTCAAATCCTTTGGCATCGACGCCGTTCAGGGATACCATATCGGCCGACCGGCACCGGCGCTCAAGCATCCCATTGCAATGATGAATGCCGGCCACCGGCGTCTGCAGGCGACTGCGTGA
- a CDS encoding class I SAM-dependent methyltransferase encodes MKQFQTALDGFSLVTSQSISEHTRSSGNNIATDQIKEGEAELALILSLTQQAFEANAPVPGTMKALTERLQALKNKTTPLTWAHLASVAQGHPVSSYLLQDPLTRWSFEKPRGYSGDAYLLDFIYEHPAVAAQVAEASALGAEVYDFTRRAASAVAVRERREILAAHVDAVAEATDGAEVLAIAAGHLREAELSQALQSGRLKRWVALDQDPVSVGTVSSAFHGSCIEAINGSVRTILGRAQKLGTFDFIYAAGLYDYLAESVAVRLTERCLQMLKPGGKFLLANFAKDIGVEGYMETFMNWPLIWRTDEDVQSIIDKVKHPIADVSLTRGENGGVIYAVLTV; translated from the coding sequence TTGAAACAATTTCAAACCGCTCTAGATGGCTTCAGCCTCGTTACCTCCCAGTCCATCTCGGAACATACGAGATCGTCCGGTAACAACATTGCAACCGACCAAATAAAGGAGGGCGAGGCCGAACTCGCCCTCATTCTCTCCCTTACGCAGCAGGCGTTCGAAGCAAACGCGCCCGTTCCAGGCACCATGAAAGCCTTGACGGAGCGTCTGCAGGCGCTGAAAAACAAGACGACACCCCTGACCTGGGCGCATCTGGCCTCGGTGGCGCAGGGGCACCCGGTGTCGTCCTACCTGCTACAGGATCCTCTGACGCGATGGTCCTTCGAAAAGCCGCGCGGCTATAGCGGGGATGCCTATCTGCTGGATTTCATCTATGAACATCCAGCCGTTGCCGCACAGGTGGCGGAAGCTTCGGCGCTGGGCGCAGAAGTTTACGATTTCACCCGGCGTGCAGCATCCGCCGTCGCCGTGCGCGAAAGGCGTGAGATCCTGGCAGCCCATGTCGATGCGGTGGCGGAGGCGACGGATGGCGCCGAAGTCCTGGCAATCGCGGCCGGCCATCTTCGCGAAGCCGAGCTCTCCCAAGCTCTGCAGAGCGGCAGGCTCAAGCGCTGGGTCGCACTTGATCAGGATCCCGTCAGCGTCGGGACGGTGAGCTCGGCTTTCCATGGCAGCTGCATCGAAGCGATCAACGGCTCCGTTCGCACCATTTTGGGACGCGCGCAGAAGCTCGGCACGTTCGACTTCATCTATGCAGCCGGCCTTTACGATTATCTGGCCGAAAGCGTAGCCGTGCGTCTGACGGAGCGCTGCCTGCAGATGCTGAAGCCCGGCGGCAAGTTCCTGCTTGCAAACTTCGCCAAGGATATCGGTGTCGAAGGTTACATGGAAACCTTCATGAACTGGCCGCTGATCTGGCGAACGGATGAGGATGTCCAGTCGATCATCGACAAGGTCAAGCATCCGATCGCCGATGTTTCTCTGACACGCGGCGAAAACGGCGGCGTCATATACGCCGTTCTGACCGTATAG
- a CDS encoding DedA family protein codes for MSGSSYLLDILPDLAAWGLLGLALCSAIEKLVPILPSIALFLMIGMLGVAHPVDLPAVIAATAAGSMAGSLFWYGIGRWLGPERGDLVVLRMTRRLEIKEEWYLRLKRNYHGHPMRATLFGQLVPVVRAYMALPAGVLAVPAPGFAIATFCGALIWNTPFLVSGYLLRQQILAPNTAAPAAIAAIILVNLLVLALLRLCRPSRSAA; via the coding sequence ATGAGCGGCTCCTCCTATCTGTTGGATATCCTGCCCGATCTGGCGGCATGGGGACTGCTTGGTCTTGCACTATGTTCCGCGATCGAGAAGCTTGTCCCCATCCTACCATCGATCGCCCTGTTCTTGATGATCGGCATGCTGGGTGTCGCCCACCCAGTTGATTTGCCCGCAGTGATAGCCGCTACCGCTGCCGGTTCAATGGCAGGCTCGCTGTTCTGGTATGGAATAGGCCGTTGGCTGGGACCTGAGCGTGGCGACCTCGTCGTGCTGAGAATGACCCGGCGTCTGGAGATTAAAGAAGAGTGGTATCTGCGCCTGAAGCGCAATTATCATGGTCACCCCATGCGGGCCACGCTCTTCGGCCAGCTTGTGCCTGTCGTTCGCGCCTATATGGCATTGCCGGCAGGCGTGCTCGCCGTGCCGGCGCCAGGCTTTGCCATCGCGACATTCTGCGGCGCATTGATCTGGAATACGCCGTTTCTGGTATCGGGTTATTTGTTGCGTCAACAGATATTGGCGCCGAATACAGCAGCGCCTGCCGCTATCGCAGCAATCATCTTGGTCAATCTTCTGGTGCTTGCGCTGCTGCGACTTTGCCGGCCAAGCCGCAGCGCGGCTTAG
- a CDS encoding class I SAM-dependent methyltransferase yields MSNTSLFLRTLLTNPRMVGAIAPSGPVLADLITSEIGPSAGPVLELGPGTGVFTRALLARGICESDITLIESADSFASMLRQRFPDARVICADAARLDAYGLPEGEQFGCAISGLPLLNMSPKTVIAILTAVSARLREGGALYQFTYGLRCPIPHRLLDRFGFKATLQGQVLRNFPPARVYKIVRRRPINSPATAT; encoded by the coding sequence ATGTCAAACACATCATTATTTCTGCGAACTCTGCTGACCAATCCGCGCATGGTGGGAGCGATTGCCCCCTCCGGCCCGGTGCTGGCCGATCTGATTACAAGCGAAATCGGTCCTTCGGCGGGACCGGTTCTCGAGCTTGGCCCGGGCACGGGAGTGTTCACACGAGCCCTTCTCGCACGCGGCATATGCGAAAGCGATATTACGCTGATTGAATCCGCTGATAGTTTTGCCAGCATGCTTCGCCAGCGGTTTCCTGATGCCCGTGTCATCTGCGCCGATGCTGCACGGCTTGATGCTTACGGCCTGCCGGAAGGAGAGCAGTTTGGCTGTGCCATCAGCGGATTGCCGCTGCTCAACATGTCGCCGAAGACGGTCATTGCCATTTTGACCGCGGTCTCGGCGAGACTGCGCGAGGGCGGGGCGCTCTATCAGTTCACCTATGGCCTGCGCTGTCCGATACCGCACCGCCTGCTTGACCGGTTTGGTTTCAAGGCAACGCTGCAGGGCCAGGTGCTTCGCAACTTTCCGCCTGCCAGGGTCTACAAGATCGTCCGCCGCAGGCCGATAAATTCTCCGGCTACTGCCACATGA
- a CDS encoding sensor histidine kinase — MSASQPSLRWRLVSHLSFLQAIFLSLLAMLIVAALWATGSFISLQPEDETIDAISRSIGRDQNGALVLTETSALLARRENLPGLWFVVRDRSGATIKGGNAPPAYAAFGAALDGIGQARFGSNLGGSTVPAARLQWVSSPAGEIQVLTGVDGTVSTVRILGAVGIVFFSALLPLLIVTAIATMIAAPLVVRRAFSSLDSAVARAGQIDINRQGTRLPVDDVPREILPLVEAVNDALRRLDEGYERQKRLFSHLAHEWRTPVAILQARLDGLPAGPLKERLFEDTVRLATLAEQFLDLQRLNHRFEPVSVDLVEVAEHVVSELAPLAIAANYEPCFIKDEEAVEVLGDRMAIERAVTNLVQNAIQHGGRRGRITVNVARATGITVSDEGSGIPEEERDRIFEPFHRLQGRTKGFGLGLNLVEEIARLHGGKVCVLDGPTGGAAFRLSFPMAE, encoded by the coding sequence ATGAGCGCAAGCCAGCCTTCCCTGCGATGGCGTCTCGTATCGCACCTGTCATTCCTGCAGGCGATTTTCCTGTCGCTGCTTGCGATGCTCATCGTCGCCGCCTTGTGGGCGACCGGCAGCTTTATCTCGCTTCAGCCGGAAGACGAGACCATCGATGCCATCTCTCGGTCGATTGGCCGCGATCAGAATGGCGCCCTTGTACTGACAGAAACATCGGCGCTTTTGGCGCGGCGCGAGAACCTGCCAGGTCTCTGGTTCGTCGTGCGCGATCGCAGCGGCGCCACAATCAAGGGCGGAAACGCGCCGCCGGCCTATGCAGCGTTCGGCGCTGCGCTCGACGGCATCGGACAGGCCCGTTTCGGCAGCAATCTCGGTGGCAGCACCGTACCCGCTGCCCGGCTGCAATGGGTGTCGTCTCCGGCTGGCGAGATCCAGGTTCTGACGGGCGTGGACGGTACCGTGTCGACGGTCCGCATCCTTGGTGCGGTCGGCATCGTCTTCTTCAGCGCCCTTCTGCCGCTGTTGATCGTCACGGCGATCGCAACGATGATTGCAGCACCGCTCGTGGTTCGCCGCGCTTTTTCCTCGCTGGATTCCGCCGTTGCCCGCGCCGGGCAGATCGATATCAATCGCCAGGGGACGCGGCTGCCGGTCGACGATGTCCCGCGTGAAATCCTGCCGCTTGTCGAAGCCGTCAATGATGCGCTGAGGCGGCTGGACGAAGGCTATGAGCGGCAGAAGCGTCTTTTCTCCCATCTTGCCCATGAATGGCGGACCCCGGTTGCGATCCTGCAGGCACGTCTCGATGGCCTGCCGGCAGGCCCTTTGAAGGAGCGGCTCTTCGAAGATACCGTCCGCCTTGCGACGCTTGCCGAGCAGTTCCTCGATCTTCAGCGCCTCAATCACCGCTTTGAGCCGGTTTCGGTTGATCTCGTGGAGGTCGCTGAACACGTCGTTTCAGAACTAGCGCCGCTCGCGATCGCCGCCAATTATGAACCCTGCTTCATCAAGGACGAGGAGGCCGTGGAAGTCCTTGGCGATCGCATGGCCATCGAGCGGGCCGTGACCAACCTCGTACAGAACGCGATCCAGCATGGTGGCCGCCGTGGCAGGATCACCGTCAATGTCGCTCGCGCCACCGGCATCACCGTAAGCGACGAAGGAAGCGGTATCCCGGAGGAAGAACGGGACCGTATCTTCGAGCCGTTTCATCGTCTCCAGGGACGCACTAAGGGGTTCGGCCTCGGGCTGAACCTCGTCGAGGAAATTGCCAGGCTCCATGGTGGAAAGGTCTGTGTCCTCGATGGACCGACGGGTGGCGCGGCCTTCAGATTAAGCTTTCCGATGGCCGAATAG
- a CDS encoding response regulator transcription factor, with product MRILLLEDEPEMAAALSAALRARDAVVDHVSMLADAEEAAINLPYDAILLDRQVPDGDGLSIIPKLRAAGIDTPVIVLTARGDLGDRIGGLDTGADDYIVKPFAIEELLARLRAILRRPGELRTEVVNFGRLSYDFGCHDILIEGERLELPRREVLVFEALARRLGRTVPRHALEEAVYGFSEDIQSNTLDAHISRLRRKLASVESGLEIHPVRGIGYLMRLKS from the coding sequence TTGCGGATCTTGTTGCTAGAGGACGAGCCGGAAATGGCTGCGGCGCTGAGCGCTGCATTGCGGGCTCGCGATGCCGTCGTCGATCACGTGTCGATGCTGGCAGATGCCGAAGAGGCTGCGATAAATCTCCCTTATGATGCCATTCTTCTCGACCGGCAGGTTCCGGATGGAGATGGCTTGTCGATCATTCCAAAGCTGAGGGCTGCCGGCATCGATACGCCCGTCATCGTGTTGACGGCGCGCGGCGATCTCGGCGATCGCATCGGTGGTCTCGATACCGGCGCCGACGATTACATCGTCAAACCATTTGCCATTGAAGAACTGCTGGCGCGATTGCGCGCCATTCTGAGACGCCCCGGCGAGTTGCGGACCGAGGTGGTGAATTTCGGCAGGCTGTCCTATGACTTCGGATGCCACGATATCCTGATTGAGGGCGAGCGGCTCGAATTGCCGCGCCGGGAAGTTCTGGTCTTCGAGGCGCTTGCGCGCCGGCTTGGCCGCACGGTACCGCGCCATGCTCTGGAAGAGGCCGTTTACGGATTCAGCGAAGATATCCAGTCGAATACGCTGGATGCGCATATCTCCCGTCTTCGTCGCAAGCTTGCCTCCGTGGAGTCCGGCCTGGAGATCCATCCCGTTCGCGGCATCGGCTATCTGATGAGACTGAAATCATGA
- a CDS encoding B12-binding domain-containing radical SAM protein: MAHIVIINPRFETSYWGMEHALPLFDVKANLPVACLPLLAALTPAEHTVTLVDENIEPIDYGLCEKADIVALTGMIVQRFRMTEILTELKRRNCFTVVGGPWVTVKEDYFGNLADVSFIGEAEETWPKFLAEWQEGHHARRYEQADKTDMSKVPVPRFDLLKMDEYAVGSIQFSRGCPFTCDFCDIIVVFGRKPRIKTSTQIIAEMEALLASGMDTAFIVDDNLIGNKKAIKEVLRDVVAWQERHHYPMTFLTEASIDLADDAELMQLMVDANIRTVFIGIETPNEEALRETRKLQNLRKGGTMLEKIHTIQQTGMEVWCGMILGFDSDDATIFDAQRVFIRDARIVNAMIGMLAAIPKTPLYTRLAKEGRLDHDDPPAYGTNVIPLKLSRETLRDGYLSVLSDLHEPAAYFDRLDALYIDARIEPESTRLRHLRRHPLRLLALNTTWALEAVGIFLRLMRRVKEADLRATYRARLFNLLRHRRSPVILQIYAIKCAMHYHAHIMVQQMRTGGGIVNSF, translated from the coding sequence ATGGCTCATATCGTCATCATCAATCCGCGTTTCGAAACCTCCTACTGGGGCATGGAGCACGCTCTGCCGCTGTTCGATGTCAAAGCTAACCTTCCGGTGGCCTGCCTGCCTTTGCTGGCGGCGCTGACGCCGGCCGAACATACCGTCACTCTGGTGGACGAGAACATCGAGCCGATAGATTACGGCCTGTGCGAGAAGGCTGATATCGTTGCGCTGACGGGGATGATCGTCCAGCGCTTTCGTATGACGGAAATCCTGACCGAGCTCAAACGGCGCAACTGTTTCACCGTCGTCGGCGGACCTTGGGTTACGGTCAAGGAGGATTATTTCGGCAACCTCGCCGATGTCTCCTTCATCGGCGAGGCGGAAGAGACCTGGCCCAAATTCCTGGCTGAATGGCAGGAAGGCCATCATGCCCGGCGCTACGAACAGGCTGACAAGACGGATATGAGCAAGGTGCCCGTGCCGCGCTTCGATCTCCTGAAGATGGACGAATATGCTGTTGGCAGCATCCAGTTCTCGCGCGGCTGTCCGTTTACCTGCGATTTCTGCGATATCATCGTGGTGTTCGGCCGCAAGCCGCGCATCAAGACCAGCACACAGATCATTGCCGAGATGGAGGCCCTGCTTGCGTCCGGAATGGATACGGCTTTTATCGTCGACGACAATCTCATCGGCAACAAGAAGGCGATCAAGGAAGTGTTGCGTGATGTCGTCGCCTGGCAGGAGCGCCATCATTACCCGATGACGTTCCTGACGGAGGCGTCGATTGATCTGGCTGACGATGCCGAACTGATGCAGCTGATGGTCGATGCCAATATCCGCACCGTCTTCATCGGCATCGAGACGCCGAACGAGGAGGCGTTGCGCGAAACCAGGAAGCTGCAGAACCTGCGCAAGGGCGGGACGATGCTGGAGAAAATCCACACGATCCAGCAGACCGGCATGGAAGTCTGGTGCGGCATGATTCTGGGCTTCGACAGCGACGATGCGACCATTTTCGATGCGCAGCGGGTCTTCATCAGGGATGCGCGCATCGTCAACGCCATGATCGGCATGCTGGCGGCGATCCCGAAGACGCCGCTCTATACACGCCTCGCCAAGGAAGGGCGCCTCGATCATGACGATCCGCCCGCCTACGGCACCAATGTCATCCCGCTCAAGCTTTCGCGCGAAACCTTGCGGGACGGATATCTTTCGGTCTTGAGCGATCTGCATGAGCCGGCCGCCTATTTCGATAGGCTGGATGCGCTTTACATCGATGCGCGTATCGAACCGGAAAGTACCCGCTTACGCCATCTGCGCCGCCATCCGCTGCGTTTGCTGGCGCTCAACACGACATGGGCCCTCGAGGCGGTCGGGATTTTCCTCCGGCTGATGCGCCGGGTGAAGGAGGCGGATTTGCGCGCCACTTACCGTGCACGGCTTTTCAATCTCCTGCGGCATCGGCGCTCTCCCGTCATCCTGCAAATCTATGCCATCAAATGCGCCATGCACTACCATGCCCATATCATGGTGCAGCAGATGCGCACCGGCGGCGGTATCGTCAATTCGTTCTAG
- a CDS encoding MFS transporter, with protein sequence MSSSYRWVIVGAGALMTCVALGAMFSLAIFQVPIAADTGWSHAGIAAAMTLNFLTMGLGAFAWGAASDRFGIRIVVVIGALLLGLALVLASRASSLLQFQLTYGILVGLAASAFFAPMIAATTAWFDKGRGLAVSLVSAGMGVAPMTVSPFARYLISAYDWRFAMLVIGVMAWVLLIPAALLVRRAPVLAEATGLGGQREERSLPLGRIFRSPQFLVLGATFFACCAAHSGPIFHMVSYATICGVGPMAAVSIYSVEGLAGLGGRLLYGTLADRLGVKPVLVAGLLVQAAALATYLLVSELGEFYALAVVFGSAYGGVMPLYAVLAREYFGPRVIGTVFGAASMLSSIGMAAGPLIGGWIFDTFANYSWLFIGSSMVGLGAAAIALAFPPMRRLQLQPA encoded by the coding sequence ATGAGTTCGTCCTATCGTTGGGTGATCGTTGGCGCCGGTGCGCTGATGACCTGTGTTGCGCTCGGCGCGATGTTTTCCCTCGCGATCTTTCAGGTGCCGATTGCCGCCGATACAGGCTGGTCGCATGCCGGCATCGCCGCCGCCATGACGCTGAATTTCCTGACCATGGGCCTCGGCGCCTTTGCCTGGGGAGCCGCAAGCGATCGCTTCGGCATCCGCATCGTGGTGGTGATAGGCGCGCTGCTGCTTGGGCTGGCGCTTGTCCTGGCAAGCCGGGCGAGCTCGCTTCTGCAATTCCAGCTGACCTACGGCATTCTCGTCGGCCTTGCCGCCAGCGCCTTCTTCGCACCGATGATCGCGGCGACAACCGCCTGGTTCGACAAGGGCAGAGGTCTTGCGGTGTCCCTGGTCTCAGCCGGCATGGGCGTCGCGCCGATGACGGTGTCCCCTTTCGCCCGCTACCTGATTTCGGCTTACGATTGGCGTTTTGCCATGCTTGTCATCGGCGTCATGGCCTGGGTTCTGCTGATACCGGCGGCGCTCCTGGTGCGGCGAGCACCTGTTCTTGCCGAAGCTACCGGCTTGGGCGGGCAGAGGGAAGAACGGAGCCTGCCTCTCGGGCGGATCTTCCGCTCGCCGCAGTTCCTCGTGCTCGGCGCGACCTTCTTTGCCTGCTGTGCAGCCCATTCCGGACCGATCTTCCACATGGTCAGTTACGCCACCATCTGTGGTGTGGGGCCGATGGCGGCGGTCAGCATCTACAGTGTCGAGGGCCTTGCGGGTCTTGGCGGCCGTCTCCTTTACGGGACGCTGGCGGACAGGCTCGGTGTGAAACCGGTGCTGGTCGCCGGCCTCTTGGTGCAGGCGGCGGCACTTGCCACCTATCTGCTGGTCAGCGAACTCGGCGAATTCTATGCGCTGGCGGTCGTCTTCGGCAGCGCCTATGGCGGCGTGATGCCGCTTTATGCCGTGCTGGCGCGCGAATATTTCGGGCCGCGCGTCATCGGCACCGTCTTTGGAGCGGCATCGATGCTCTCAAGCATCGGCATGGCCGCCGGACCTCTGATCGGCGGCTGGATCTTCGATACCTTCGCCAATTATTCCTGGCTCTTCATCGGCTCGTCGATGGTGGGGCTGGGGGCGGCCGCGATCGCGCTTGCCTTTCCGCCAATGCGGCGCCTGCAGCTGCAGCCGGCTTGA